One Siniperca chuatsi isolate FFG_IHB_CAS linkage group LG1, ASM2008510v1, whole genome shotgun sequence genomic window, GGAAATGAATTGCAGtttctgtaaatattttgaataaactgAATTGAGTGCAGCCCTGTTAGTGTCTATATACAGATGAGATGccatattttttcttgtttgtttgtttatttaaggtGATTACATTAGTCAATTAAAAATCTACTATGTTTTAACTATGTCTTGATTTCatgtttatattgtattatgtaGCTCACACCagcaaaataatgcaaaatcCATGATGGAAAACTAACTGGCTAAACTAACTAAAATGGCAATTAGCATAATTCAATCAAAACTTTCACACATGATTTTTCAGTGGAACATAAGGCAACAAGGAGCTCCAAAGAAATTAAATCAttacaaaacaggaaatattagTACATATACTATGAGGAACAATCTCAAGTCATGACAGACTGTATACCAAACACAGACGAACCACATCAGCGAGGACGGACATCAGTCACAAGTTGGAATTAAATACTTTAATCCCATAACATACTGCTTTTTTTGcgcttttgttttcctttaagtaGCCTTAATGTTATTAAAATCATCTAATTCCACAGTtgtataaatattgttttttagcTTGTTCCAACTTTTCATTGAAGCTGTGTGATGTTCAAATGGCTGCACCATTAcgtcaaatggaaatattcagcATGTCTCGTGCaccattttatacacatttccccagAATTCAGCCTCATATATTTCACATcattggaaactttgggatctcctctagaatgtaaaataatgttctgtgggtttgtacaatgtttggctgcacagcatgagtttgtaatgactggcCCATAGTTGGGCTGCTGCTTGTTAAACTGTTACCTCCTTCCTTCAGTTGTTTGATTGTCTACCTCCTCGACATTCCTACCATGTACAGTTTTtacttcttttgttttgttttaatttggcatCATTAACTTAATGATACCAATAGTCATGGGGACAAGCTAAGTCATTGACgatgcattaaaaaaatctaaaaatgttaattCCTCCATTCCATGACCTTAGCTGAGTAACTCATCAATGAATTGCTAATATTTTGGTGTGGAACTTCAGTAAAGATCAAGTGTAATTCACCAGAGACACTAAATTAAACTAAAGTGAAGACAGGGTTTGGCAGTAAGACAGAAAGATTGGAGGGAATCATGGGAGAAAGGGGTTTGGCTTGTTGTTAATCATTGAGTTAGAGCTGAGGTTGTTCTCTGCTCAGTGGACTCAGTGGAgaagagagaacaaaagaaacagacTGTTTCTTATTATGTGTACACACTGAATGCCTCTTTCATCAACATTTCACTGGAGTTGTATCGTGCACTGACAGAGGACCTCATTAACAAACCAACTGGCAGAGTGGTGTGTGTTGTACATCAAGATGTTGGCTGTTCATCttgtttccttcttcttctccaaaCTCCAGGAGGATCCCACAAAGAAGGTAAGAGCTACTCCACAGTGTTACATGATACACACAACTTTTTATCTAGTAGCAGTAATTCTCAGCATTAAAGAGACTAGTTTCAATATGTTATCTGATACAGACGAGGTATTATGAGATTGACAAAGATTGCTGTAATATATTCAAACTGAAATGAGAACACTTTTCTAATTGAGGGAATATGTAACCAAATAATATAATCTGGTAACATGTGGATTCATCTTtccattcataaaaaaaaactatttgttacttttgttttaGTGAAAGTTATACTGGATGAATCAGTATGCATTCTAATTATGGCCTACTTTATCTCTTCTGTCCAGTCGGTGTACAGTATGCATCATTTGGTAAATTCCCATGCGAACTGTAAACAGCTGTTGTCCTGCTTTTGTATAAAACACCAATTGGCTCACATTGGATGCTACAGCAATTACCTTAAAAGTGTATGGCCTTGCTTTATCTGACACAATTACTGTAAAACATTGTATATGCAAATAATGGCAAGTtcaacaaaatgatttattagaCTTTAGaagttttgttgtttaaaaaaattaaatgtgtacTTCTCTTGATGCTCTAAGGTAGCGCTGCATCATTCACTGTGGGACATTCTGACAGGATTTATAGtaaaaggatttttaaaaagacaaatcctGATATTTGTATCAACCACTTGACCTTTTTTGCGTGCCCACAACTATCTTTACTAAATCCAAGAGATAAGGTAGTAGCCACTGCTGTAATCAGATGATCAAGGTGCTGTAATCATTAGTTACTGTGTCACCATTTGTCTTTTCCTGAGCAATGATTTACATCTTTCCCTGACAGCGTCACTACTGCTATGTTAGTGTGggataaacacacactctcacagggACAAAGCAGTGACACTCCCATAAGGAagactgtgcacacacacacacacacacacccacacaaatacAGAGTGACACCCAGCCAGGTGCACGGCCAGAGGGACCTTGTCCCCTAAACATGTTACCACAGTGATGGTTTAGTATGTAGGGTGGGACTGAGCGTGGGAAGgctttttgatacattttctacCTCCTACTAATTTATATAGAAGATTAGCAGGTTTTCCTGCACTCATATGTATTATTTCCCAACAATTCCTTGTTTCCATCTCTCGCCTTCATGGAGTCCCATAATTAAACTGGCCTCACTTTATTAAGTTTCTGTTACCACAAAATGGCTTTTAATTCAAGTCATGTTTGACACTTACTCATAGTTTGAGTGTTTTTGATATAAGTGCTAAATATGAGTTTGGGACATGCTGCTGCAAATTGTGTGGCAGTTTAAATGTTTGCCATAAACATTCAGTATAAAATAGCATTACAGAATCTATAATCATATATATTTGATTATAGATTATTCAGTGTGGACATTATACCCAGATACAGAAAATCCaaaaatgaatggatgaaagTGCATGTGACCCTGTCCAAAAATGTTCTCtaactttattattttgtcttgtgAAGTTAAAACTGCTTTAGATGTGAATTTAAATCCAGTCAGTGGGGAATAAATCAATATGGCTCATTTATCTTTGCCTCCGTGTttgctctctgttttctgtgtctctcctcAAATTTTTTTTAGGTGGACAGGTTCCTGTACGCCATGCGTCTCCATGACGACCAGCTTAGAGACATCTCGGCTCGTTTCCAGGCTGACATGAAGAAGGGGCTTTCATCGGAAAGCAACGTCGCAGCAGCGTTGAAGATGCTGCCGACACATGTCCGCTCCACTCCTGATGGATCAGGTTACTCACATTAATGGTTTTCAAACTTTTTAGGCTGTTGTGTTGGTCAAAGTATTCTGaagaaacataaatacacataatatGTACATAATACATACTAGGCTATACACAAACAGTACAATAGATCATAtatgtttgtctctctccactCCTACAGAGAAAGGACAGTTTCTGGCGTTGGATCTTGGAGGCTCTAGGTTTAAGGTTCTCCAAGTTAAAGTGAGAGAGGGCATGGGGATTAGGAGGGGAGGAgtggagatggaggagaagatCTACCCGATACCCAAGGAGCTACTCATTGGGAGAGGAACAGAGGTAtgtaggagaggaggagaaaaaggaaatatggaCATTGAAAAGCAGACAAACGTGGAAGTCTAGAGGGAACAGAAAAGGCATGTAGGTGCTACATGAATTTGAGGAGTTTTGGACAAGCATGCGGGCAGAAGTAGGAGGGTTTGAGGTGGGTGCAACAACAGAGAGGAGGTTAAAAAGGTAACAGATTATCAACCTTCTTCCTgactgtctttctctcctctcttctctccctgtctgactctctgtctgtAGCTATTTGACCATGTGTCAGAGTCTCTAAAGGACTTCCTGCATGAGAAGAACATCAGTTTGGAGAAGAAACATCCTCTGgccttcactttctctttcccctgtGAACAGTCCACCTTGGATCAGGTAATGACACTCTATATTCATCCATCTGGTTTTCATGACCTGcacctacagtatatgttactctgtatattttcttaatattttctttctttctctgcaggGATTATTGTTAAACTGGAGTAAGAACTACCGAGCTCGTGGCCTTCAGGGTAAAAATGTGGTCCAGGCCCTCAGAGAGGCTATTGACAGAACTGGGGTAGGACACCTGTATTCACATGTATACATAAGCTACTATTACTTTACGTACAGTATATGACCTACaaactattttacatttatcagACAGGCCCGTAAAGGTACTAAGACATGACTTTTTAATTCCAGACATGTAGCTGATGCTTTTGTCTAAAGAAACTTGCAGTAATTCTGACGAACACACTAGCTAATGAGTATTACTCTTAGCTGACATTATCCTATAAGATGGTACTAAGAATAGATTGAACTCAGAGAACCAGTCCTTTATGACATTTTGTATGCATCTACATTTTAGAAATTTGTCTGATGGTCttaaccagtgtgtgtgtgtgtgtgtgtgtgtgtgtgtgtgtgtgtgtttttttaatgtttttctagAAGTGATGCATGTAGTTACctcaaaacagacagaaataggAACTGTAACATAAGGTGAAACTATGGgattgaaaaaaatgcaaaggtTTATTACATTACAGACACTAGCAATTATCTACCACCCACACTGATCATCTTACCCACTTGTCATCTCTTAGTGCTGACAGCACTTCTTCTGAAACACTTCAATCAGTGTACAAACTGTACTCTAGTTGATGTTACTTACCTTATAGCCTGGTGTATCACTCTGTAACTCACTCTGCAGGGTATGGACGTAGAGGTGTTAGCCATGGTTAACGACACTGTAGCGACCATGATGACCTGTGGTTTTGATGACCAGTACTGTGAAATAGGACTCATCATTGGTGAGTACATTcttatataaagtatatatcaTCAGATTCATACAAGTTACTGCACCTGTTTGAGACAGCAGACAACTGAAGCTGCAAACTAACCCGGGATGCTGTTTTGTAGCTAATAATGTGTCTTtgacgtgtgtgtttgtgaatgtttcatcttcatctttgtGTCAGTTTTGTCTTCCACACTTATGCGCTCTGTACATGTACTTTACACGGGGTGGACAAAAAAGGAACACctgacaatataatgcaatccaacaaaacaacagactgcagactcaaaaattacaataaaattgaactgagaCCTTCCTAAACCTCATAAAAGTGAGGATTTATTTTTAGTGtaaaattaacataaaatgaaataatcaattACTGTTTGAAAAAGGTTGCTGCTCCCTCTAGTGGTTCactgttttaaatttgtgtgtgaggaagtgtgtgttttgtgtgcatggTTTTTTACCatgtgtttgacttttttgaGTGGTGACATTTTCACAAACTAGGTTGATAGTTGCCAGTTTAAGGATAGGATTCGGGGTTCATGTTAAATTATAGTTAAATTATAGTTAGTTTTAGTTAGGATTAGGACTTCATTTTAAGGTTAGTTTAGGTTTAACCTCTTTTGattatgacggtgtagtccctcattagtccaggagtgttctatcgtagaaaaggtttcagtcgtagtcatctggacactgttttcagaatcaagacgtttcggctcccatccggaagtcattctcaattgtgaaaatggtctgagaactcagaaatttagagtagcttaaatttctgagttctcagaccattttcacaatgcatgtcttgattctgaaaacagtgtccagatgactacgactgaaaccttttctcttGTGATTATTTAATGATAGAAAATTAATGTAACCAGTGCAAGTTTCTTTTAACagtataaatataaacacatggatttcctgtatgtttgtgtgtttaggtACTGGCACCAATGCATGCTACATGGAGGAGCTACGTCACGTTGACCTGGTGGAGGGAGACGAGGGCAGGATGTGTGTGAACACTGAGTGGGGAGCGTTTGGAGATGACGGGGCTCTGAATGATTACATCACTGAGTTTGACAGGGATGTCGACGCAGCCTCCAACAACCCTGGAAAACAAATGTGAGGAAAGCAACTTTGTCTTGTCTGTCATGATATGACATGATATAGCACAACATGTATCAACTTTAaacctttctgtttctgtgttcttACAATTTCTTCGTAATTGTAGCTTTGAGAAGATGGTCAGTGGGATGTATCTGGGTGAGTTAGTGAGGCTGGTTGTATTAAAGATGGCTAAACTTGGACTGCTGTTTGATGGACACGTGTCTACTGCCCTGAGGACTAAAGGGAAGATAACCACTGCACATGTAGCAGCCATGGAGCAGTAAGTGACCTTAAGTTGTCAGTCTGTGTCACACTCCTTCTGTGTAAAAACAAGTGACACCATACACGTCTGTCTATTTCAGGTACAAAAATGGTCTGAAGAACACCAGAAACATTCTCATGGAGCTTGATTTGACCCCATCATCTGACGACTGTGTTGCTGTTCAACACGTCAGCACCATAGTGTCCTTCAGGTCCTCAAATCTGGTGGCTGCAGGACTGGCTGCCATCCTGAGTCGAATTAAGCAAAACCGGAATTTGAGGACATTAAGGATCACTGTAGGTGTGGATGGAACTGTATACAAGACGCACCCACAGTAGGTTATTATGGAAATATTCACGaaaaatcatatttatattatgattatatattatttagcTGCTTCAGGTCCTGGTAttatgcatgctggctcactgtcacactgccatggcttaaaaacatatttggagATATAATATCTTGAATTATGATTCCATCTGGTCACGTTGTTATGAActgttaaaatacatttgtaggtatctaaattaaaatataattatggATTCTTATTTGTTAAATCAACTTGCCTCACTGTGCCAGACTTCTACATTGGGAAATAACAGTGgtgatgttgcagctggtaGAGACTCCTTCCATTTCAGGTATCCTAAACGTCTTCATAAAGTAGTGCGCCGGTTGCTTCCTGAGTGCCATGTCAGATTTGTCCTCTCAGACAGCGGCAGCAGCAAAGGAGCTGCCTTGGTGACAGCAGTCGCCCAACGACTGGCATCACAGAGGCAACAGGTTAGGTTgctgtgtgtgcgctgtgtgtttctgtactgtatgtagtacAAGTCTTCAAGTGTACACATTTTATCCTCATTAATGCTATCTAATATTATACAGTATCGCTTACGTGTATTCCAGGTGGATGAGACACTGTCTCCCTTCATACTGAGCCAAGAGCAGCTCCAGTTGGTCAAGGCTAGGATGAGGGCGGGGCTGGAAGCAGGGCTGAAGAATAAAGGCCGCTCTGCAATCAAGATGCTGCCTTCCTTTGTGTACAATACACCTGATGGCACAGGTCAGAAACTAAAATGAAACAGGCAATGAACAAATTCATTGTCATAATTTCTTCCAGCTTCTACGAGAGGTAACCTTTTGTTAAGAACAGATCAAAAGTagcacattttttgtgtttttccagagCATGGGAAATACCTTGCCTTGGATCTGGGAGGAACAAACTTCAGAGCGTTGCTGGTGAACTTTAAAAAAGGTCTGCAACAGAACACACGAGTTTACCATAAGATCTACACCATACCACTGGAGATAATGCAGGGAACTGGAGAAGAGGTAGGACATTTTGTTGGAGTGTTACTatataaaacagacagaaagattaGCAGTAGTAGTGGGACTTAGTTTAGTGAAATATTGATGATGAGTTAATAAGTATTTTAATTACGGAGCAAATAAGCAAATTACATGCAATGTTGTCTAGAAAAGCCTGTCAGAAGTGGAAGGTCAGATTCATTTTCTTGACAAACATCAGTGAATGTCAAGAacaattttcattaaaaacttttatttctcttttgtctgtctctaGTTGTTTGATCATATAGCGCAGTGTGTTAGTGACTTCCTGGACTACATGGGGATGAAGAAAGCACATCTTCCTGCAGGCTTCACCTTCTCTTTCCCCTGCGAGCAGACAGCTATTGACACGGTAAGTGTGGACATCAGAGTGGGGACGTCTTGGGCTTGAGTTCAGTTATGTTAGTTCAGTTTGTTACAACCACTGAAAACTCTTTCTCATTGTTATATTAACCAATGATCAGTCAATGATCAAATTAATTTTGCTTTTCAGaagataaatatacagtaaaatgtagTTAACAGACACCAAAATGAGAAACATCAATTTTGTAACCTTTTTCAACCTTTGTATGTTCTGTAGGGCACATTGGTGAGCTGGACCAAAGGCTTCAAGGCCACAGACTGTGAAGGACATGAtgttgttagcatgctgaggGAGGCCATCCAAAGACGCAACGTGAGTTTTATAATTATGACCTGGGTTTTGTCATGTGAGGTGAAAAAATAATGCTGCAATCTTCTCTATTTGTACCTATTTGCTTATGTACAAGTAGGAACAATAAGCCTAATGTAAaaaattaatgtaaattatGATAACAAATGACTCAATATCCATTTGATGGAAGTCCAGACTCTCGTTACATTCTTATATACTGTAGCGTGCATTACATTATAGTACATTTTCTTGGATGTTGAGTCATGTACTAATTACTTGTCCTTAAGAACTCGGCTTTAACATAACCACAGTTAAAACCACACGCCTATGTGTATGTACCTATGAGGACATATCCTGCAATAATCGTACTATACAGTAGCACCTATAAAtaacatgtataaatgtatttatgtattgtgtttgtgtatgcacatgTATGTTTGCACCTACAGGAGTTTGACTTGGATATAGTAGCAGTAGTCAATGACACAGTTGGGACCATGATGAGCTGTGCCTATGAAGACCCTCAGTGTGAAATTGGACTGATCGCTGGTATGTGACCGTTAgactgtttacattttttgatgTCATTTTGGCTAGTCGTCACTAATTTAGTGTGCTCTCTGAGGCTTAGGCCTTGTATTCGAATTAAGGCTGGAATTATGTTTAGGGTTGTAGTCAGCCTTGTAGTTATGATGGTTAATTTCACAATTTGGAAAAGCACTCACCAATCAGGGTCCTCACAgatactgtaataataatgcatgactgtgtgtggtTTGGGTGTGACTGTTCTCCACAAACTTGTTGCTAAGCACACTGGATTTTGTctctaaacacaagcagagcATATTTTGAATGCTTTCTTTATTGTAATTATAATGTTTTATACAACACAGAAATCCATCATGTGATTCTGTTCCACAGGAACTGGCACTAATGTTTGTTACATGGAGGAACTGAAGAACATTAAGAAGACTgaacaaaagaaaggaaaaacgGACAGAAAAGAAGGGACgcctgaaggagaggaggataaGGTAGAAGAAGTCTTATAAAACGCTCACAGTGTTTACGTTGTCAGTAAGCTGTGGTGACTTCAACTTAAATGAATTTTGGATgatatctcatttgtttctgctgctaGCAGGGTGATGGGACTGAAGCAGAGAAAAAGGAGGGGGATGCCGTGATACAAAAGATGTGTATAAACACAGAGTGGGGAGGGCTGGGTGATGATGGCTCTCtggatgacatcatcacacCTTATGACATTGAGGTGAACCAAAACTCAATCAACCCTGGAAAACAAAGGTTAGAAACActcaccgtgtgtgtgtgtgttgacctcTTGATGCTCCCTGCTTggtcatcaaacacacacattatgtgtgtgtctcaggatTTCAACACAGTCACTTATGGTCACAGTCACTGTgtctctgcatgtttgtgtatattttcaCACCTGTACATGCTTTTCTAAAGTTTGTGTtaatcatgtgtttgtgtgcacatgtattGTATGTGTCTCATGCCCCAgtgattctgtgtgttttcagatcTGTTGACCTGTTCTATAACCCGTAACTTGATCAGGTGGCTACACAGTCTTAGTGGATCTAACAAATGATATGTGTCTTTGTGAGTGTGCAGGTTTGAAAAGCTGGCCAGTGGGATGTATTTAGGAGAAGTTGTCCGTCAAGTATTGTTGGATTTAACCAGAGGAGGTTTGCTGTTCAGAGGACACGTCACTGAAGCTTTAAAAACACCTGGAATATTTGAAACCAAATACCTGTCACAAATAGAGAGGTAGGACAGACcgtgtgtgtgagactgcaTGTGCAAATGTATACATGTCTCTTTCAGATAAATTCCAATTccacagaatatatatatatatatatatatatatatatatatatatatatatatatatatatatatatatatatatatatatataattacagtacatgactgtaaatgtgtggctgtattttactgtaatgtgtgtaactgtgttgtCTCCCCCTAGTGACCGCCTGGCTCTACTGCAGGTCAGATCTATTCTCCAACAGCTGGGGCTCGACAGCACCTGTGATGACAGCATCATTGTCAAAGAGGTAGAAGATAGAAAATGATGAGCAGCACTAAGTCATGTTTGGttacaaacagctgttttcagtgcagtttcAGACTTTTAACCAACTTTTAGACCAGTGTGTTTTTGAAGTAAAATGCAATTTTAAGGACATAATCTACTCCAGTCAAATTTAGTGTTCtgttatacagtacatgacaaCTGTGCAGGACAAACATAGACACTTTAAGCAATTGTCTTTGATATTTTGACATTAATGATTAGTGATTAATCTATTTTACTACTCTAGTAGTCTCCCACAGTCAGACTAGACTACATCTGTcaagttcaattttatttacaagaCTTAGTTCTGTATTGATtaacattcatacatacatacagtatatatgggACCAGCAGTCCCAATTATCACTCTGTTCCAATTAATTTTCCTCGTTAAGCCATGCTAGTGAGCCAGCCTTCAGGGTCCTGGAACTGGCACACCTAAATGcaatgcagccatcattaatgttttagttacacctgtgcttttcttgccTGTCAATAATATCTGCCATTATAAAAGCCTATTAGCAAACTACATGGAGCATTTAGATGATAATGTGACTCTATGCCACTCAAAATGTTTGAAACCTTGTCAACAACAGCTAAAAATAGGCATTTAGATGTAAAATACCATAATTCTGCAACCCTCTGGCCTATTTCTTGTCTTAAATTTGACTCAAATGCCAGAGAGAGGTTAAGAGTACAATGCCCAGAAAATCATGTTCTCTGTTGCAACCTTTTTTCTACTGGTTGAGGAGTGATATGATATTGTTTGGCTCAGCAAACTGTGGCACCAACAGTCTGTTAAGTGTTGCAATGACGATAAtggttttcattgttatgcaggtATGTGGAGCTGTGTCACGTCGTGCAGCTCAGCTGTGTGGGGCAGGAATGGCAGCCCTGGTCGATAAGATCAGAGAGAACCGAGGACTGGACCATCTAAACATCACTGTAGGGGTAGATGGGGCACTCTACAAACTACATCCACAGtgagttatttttatttgttgtagtTGTGGTGTGAAACTATTGCAAAACTACTTTAAAAGgtttcagttcaattaaatgttttgttggtGATTGGATTCAAGGGCGACCTTTACCCTCTGTTTTGCTTCTTCAAATTACTTTATAAAActaaacagtttttttattcttctgctgctgtttctagTTTCTCTAAAGTCCTCCAAGAGACTGCCAGAGTTTTGGCTC contains:
- the hkdc1 gene encoding hexokinase HKDC1 isoform X2, giving the protein MLAVHLVSFFFSKLQEDPTKKVDRFLYAMRLHDDQLRDISARFQADMKKGLSSESNVAAALKMLPTHVRSTPDGSEKGQFLALDLGGSRFKVLQVKVREGMGIRRGGVEMEEKIYPIPKELLIGRGTELFDHVSESLKDFLHEKNISLEKKHPLAFTFSFPCEQSTLDQGLLLNWSKNYRARGLQGKNVVQALREAIDRTGGMDVEVLAMVNDTVATMMTCGFDDQYCEIGLIIGTGTNACYMEELRHVDLVEGDEGRMCVNTEWGAFGDDGALNDYITEFDRDVDAASNNPGKQIFEKMVSGMYLGELVRLVVLKMAKLGLLFDGHVSTALRTKGKITTAHVAAMEQYKNGLKNTRNILMELDLTPSSDDCVAVQHVSTIVSFRSSNLVAAGLAAILSRIKQNRNLRTLRITVGVDGTVYKTHPQYPKRLHKVVRRLLPECHVRFVLSDSGSSKGAALVTAVAQRLASQRQQVDETLSPFILSQEQLQLVKARMRAGLEAGLKNKGRSAIKMLPSFVYNTPDGTEHGKYLALDLGGTNFRALLVNFKKGLQQNTRVYHKIYTIPLEIMQGTGEELFDHIAQCVSDFLDYMGMKKAHLPAGFTFSFPCEQTAIDTGTLVSWTKGFKATDCEGHDVVSMLREAIQRRNEFDLDIVAVVNDTVGTMMSCAYEDPQCEIGLIAGTGTNVCYMEELKNIKKTEQKKGKTDRKEGTPEGEEDKGDGTEAEKKEGDAVIQKMCINTEWGGLGDDGSLDDIITPYDIEVNQNSINPGKQRFEKLASGMYLGEVVRQVLLDLTRGGLLFRGHVTEALKTPGIFETKYLSQIESDRLALLQVRSILQQLGLDSTCDDSIIVKEVCGAVSRRAAQLCGAGMAALVDKIRENRGLDHLNITVGVDGALYKLHPHFSKVLQETARVLAPQCNVTFLPSEEGSGKGAALITAVARQKQEM
- the hkdc1 gene encoding hexokinase HKDC1 isoform X1 → MLAVHLVSFFFSKLQEDPTKKVDRFLYAMRLHDDQLRDISARFQADMKKGLSSESNVAAALKMLPTHVRSTPDGSEKGQFLALDLGGSRFKVLQVKVREGMGIRRGGVEMEEKIYPIPKELLIGRGTELFDHVSESLKDFLHEKNISLEKKHPLAFTFSFPCEQSTLDQGLLLNWSKNYRARGLQGKNVVQALREAIDRTGGMDVEVLAMVNDTVATMMTCGFDDQYCEIGLIIGTGTNACYMEELRHVDLVEGDEGRMCVNTEWGAFGDDGALNDYITEFDRDVDAASNNPGKQIFEKMVSGMYLGELVRLVVLKMAKLGLLFDGHVSTALRTKGKITTAHVAAMEQYKNGLKNTRNILMELDLTPSSDDCVAVQHVSTIVSFRSSNLVAAGLAAILSRIKQNRNLRTLRITVGVDGTVYKTHPQYPKRLHKVVRRLLPECHVRFVLSDSGSSKGAALVTAVAQRLASQRQQVDETLSPFILSQEQLQLVKARMRAGLEAGLKNKGRSAIKMLPSFVYNTPDGTEHGKYLALDLGGTNFRALLVNFKKGLQQNTRVYHKIYTIPLEIMQGTGEELFDHIAQCVSDFLDYMGMKKAHLPAGFTFSFPCEQTAIDTGTLVSWTKGFKATDCEGHDVVSMLREAIQRRNEFDLDIVAVVNDTVGTMMSCAYEDPQCEIGLIAGTGTNVCYMEELKNIKKTEQKKGKTDRKEGTPEGEEDKQGDGTEAEKKEGDAVIQKMCINTEWGGLGDDGSLDDIITPYDIEVNQNSINPGKQRFEKLASGMYLGEVVRQVLLDLTRGGLLFRGHVTEALKTPGIFETKYLSQIESDRLALLQVRSILQQLGLDSTCDDSIIVKEVCGAVSRRAAQLCGAGMAALVDKIRENRGLDHLNITVGVDGALYKLHPHFSKVLQETARVLAPQCNVTFLPSEEGSGKGAALITAVARQKQEM